A region from the Geotrypetes seraphini chromosome 10, aGeoSer1.1, whole genome shotgun sequence genome encodes:
- the LOC117368685 gene encoding testicular acid phosphatase homolog, whose amino-acid sequence MHPCQLLTLLWSLFLIQSQIAHARTLRFVTVLFRHGDRAPIDTYPQDPHKERSWPNGLQQLTQEGMQQQYELGQYLRRRYSHFLSPSYQKQEIYVRSTDYDRTLMSAQVNLAGLYPPNSSQRWNPEIRWQPIPVHTVPVTQDRLLKFPIKDCPRYHELMEETVQLPEYQDKMKGWKDFINQMANHTGYSMEEGMLRKIWKVYDTLHCQKMHNLSLPEWATPDTLRTLEEISTFEIRSHVNLHKVNEKARLTGGILVDAVLRNFTEVLQRSLPLKMIMYSVHDTTIIALHGALKVYNEKHPSYAACHIFEFYREPDSTYSVAMFYRNDSRRESYELILPGCISPCPLSQFVKLTAPVIPKNWDEECHRPEPAANTAAP is encoded by the exons ATGCATCCTTGCCAGCTGCTCACCCTGCTGTGGTCACTCTTTCTGATCCAGTCGCAAATCGCCCATGCCAGAACACTGAGATTCGTCACCGTG TTATTCCGCCACGGAGACCGAGCCCCCATTGATACGTATCCCCAGGACCCCCACAAGGAGAGGTCCTGGCCCAATGGCCTACAACAGCTTACTCAG GAAGGGATGCAGCAGCAGTATGAGCTGGGACAGTACCTGAGGAGGAGGTATTCACATTTCCTTAGCCCTTCGTACCAGAAGCAGGAG ATCTATGTACGGAGCACAGATTACGATCGCACACTGATGAGTGCACAGGTGAATCTGGCAGGGCTGTACCCACCAAACAGCTCACAGCGTTGGAACCCCGAGATCCGTTGGCAGCCCATTCCCGTCCACACAGTGCCTGTGACCCAGGACCGG CTCCTGAAATTCCCCATCAAGGACTGTCCCCGCTACCATGAGCTGATGGAGGAAACAGTGCAATTACCAGAGTACCAGGACAAGATGAAGGGATGGAAG GATTTCATCAATCAGATGGCAAACCACACGGGATACAGCATGGAAGAGGGGATGCTTAGGAAGATCTGGAAGGTGTACGACACGCTGCATTGCCAG AAGATGCACAACCTAAGTCTGCCAGAATGGGCCACACCCGATACACTCCGCACACTGGAAGAGATCTCCACCTTTGAAATCAGGTCTCATGTTAACCTGCACAAAGTCAATGAAAAGGCCCGGCTGACAGGAG GGATCCTGGTGGATGCAGTCCTCAGGAACTTTACAGAGGTGTTGCAAAGGTCTCTGCCACTTAAGATGATTATGTACTCTGTG CACGACACGACCATCATTGCCTTGCATGGTGCGCTCAAGGTCTACAACGAGAAGCACCCCTCCTATGCAGCCTGCCACATCTTTGAGTTCTACCGGGAACCAGACAG CACTTACAGTGTGGCCATGTTTTACCGGAATGATTCTCGTCGGGAGTCATACGAATTGATCCTGCCTGGCTGCATTTCACCCTGCCCACTCTCTCAATTTGTCAAGCTGACAGCTCCAGTTATCCCAAAGAACTGGGATGAAGAATGCCACAGGCCAGAGCCTGCAGCTAACACTGCAG CACCGTAA